The Lysobacter capsici genome has a segment encoding these proteins:
- a CDS encoding nucleoside permease → MTSTMSRLSAMMFLQFFIWGAWFVTLGTYLVQGPLQASASQVATAFLSQSIGAIVAPFLVGLIADRYFAAQRILAVLHLAGAALMWMASTATSFGVFSACVMIYMLLFMPTLALANSIAMRHMQAPEKQFPPVRVAGSIGWIVAGVLIGWLGWEQAHRLELTFRMAAAASLALGLYALTLPNTPPLEQQRNATLGQILGLDALRLLKSRSYLVFFLASIAICIPLSFYYNFTNPYLNDLGVRGAAGLQSLGQVSEVLLMLAMPFLFARLGVKTMLALGMAAWVLRYVLFAYGDAGAGFALLVSGIVLHGICYDFFFVTGQIYTDAHAGPASRSSAQGFITLATYGVGMLIGSFLSGAVVEHYTTAAGRDWQQIWLFPAGVALAVLVAFVFLFRERPVASAAPSSASSAH, encoded by the coding sequence ATGACGTCCACCATGTCGCGCCTGAGCGCGATGATGTTTCTTCAGTTCTTCATCTGGGGTGCGTGGTTCGTGACCCTGGGTACCTACCTGGTGCAGGGTCCGTTGCAGGCCAGCGCGAGCCAGGTGGCGACGGCGTTCCTCAGCCAGTCCATCGGCGCCATCGTCGCGCCGTTTCTGGTCGGGCTGATCGCCGACCGCTACTTCGCCGCGCAGCGCATCCTGGCGGTGCTGCATCTGGCCGGCGCGGCGTTGATGTGGATGGCGTCCACCGCGACCAGCTTCGGCGTGTTCTCGGCCTGCGTCATGATCTATATGCTGCTGTTCATGCCCACGCTGGCTCTGGCCAACAGCATCGCGATGCGGCACATGCAGGCGCCCGAAAAGCAGTTCCCGCCGGTGCGCGTCGCCGGCAGCATCGGCTGGATCGTCGCAGGCGTGCTGATCGGCTGGCTGGGTTGGGAGCAGGCCCATCGGCTCGAACTCACGTTCCGCATGGCCGCGGCGGCCTCGCTGGCGCTCGGCCTGTATGCGCTGACCCTTCCGAACACGCCGCCGCTGGAACAGCAACGCAACGCGACGCTCGGGCAGATCCTGGGTCTGGACGCACTGCGCCTGTTGAAGTCGCGTTCGTACCTGGTGTTCTTCCTGGCCTCGATCGCGATCTGCATTCCGCTGTCGTTCTACTACAACTTCACCAACCCTTATCTCAACGACCTCGGCGTGCGTGGCGCGGCCGGATTGCAATCGCTCGGCCAGGTGTCGGAGGTGCTGCTGATGCTGGCCATGCCGTTCCTGTTCGCGCGGCTAGGCGTCAAGACCATGCTGGCGCTGGGCATGGCGGCGTGGGTGCTGCGCTATGTCCTGTTCGCCTATGGCGATGCCGGCGCCGGGTTCGCGCTGCTGGTGAGCGGCATCGTGCTGCATGGCATCTGCTACGACTTCTTTTTCGTCACCGGCCAGATCTATACCGATGCGCATGCGGGTCCCGCCTCGCGCAGCAGCGCGCAAGGTTTCATCACGCTGGCGACCTACGGCGTCGGCATGTTGATCGGCAGCTTCCTGTCCGGCGCGGTGGTGGAGCACTACACCACGGCGGCGGGCCGCGACTGGCAACAGATCTGGCTGTTCCCGGCGGGCGTCGCCCTGGCCGTGCTGGTGGCCTTCGTGTTCCTGTTCCGCGAACGGCCGGTCGCGTCTGCCGCGCCATCGTCCGCATCATCCGCGCACTGA